Within Oncorhynchus kisutch isolate 150728-3 unplaced genomic scaffold, Okis_V2 scaffold1627, whole genome shotgun sequence, the genomic segment gacaaagagagagagagagagagagagagagagagagagaggcgggacaaagagagagagagagaggcaggacaaagagagagagaggcgggacaaagagagagagagagaggcaggacaaagagaggagagagagagagagaagagagaggccaggacaagagagagagagagagaggcgggacaaagagagagagagcgggacaaaagagagagagagaggcgggacaaaagagagagagagaggcgggacaaagagagagagagaggcgggacaaagagagagagagaggcgggacaaagagagagagagaggcggggacaaaagagagagagaggcgggacaaagagagagagagaggcgggacaaagagagagaggcaggacaaagagaagagagagagagagagagagagaggcaggacaaagagagagagagaggcaggacaaagagagagagagagagcgaggcaggacaaagagagagagagagagcgaggcaggacaaagagagagagagagagcgaggcaggacaagagagagagagagagcgaggcaggacaaagagagagagagagagcgaggcaggacaaagagagagagagagagcgaggcaggacaaagagagagagagagagcgaggcaggacaaagagagagagagagagagcgaggcagaagacaagagagagagagagagcgaggcaggacaacaagagagagagagagagcgagcaagcgaGGCAAAGTacaagagagatagagatagcgatgcagtacaaagagagagagagagagagctaggcagacaaagagagagagaagagcgagtgcaggaaaaagagagagagagagcgaggcaggacAAGAGGATAATAGAGAGATATGcatgaacaaagagagagagataggagagaggcagggaacaaagctagagagagatagcatacagtatatagagagagatagagaggagataaTAGAATTcatgacaaagagagagaggagaggcaggaacaaagagagagagagagagagaggcgggacaaagagagagagagaggcaggacaaAGAGTTTTAAAATGATTTATTAAACGACCAATAAGAGAAAAACAGTGACAAACCCTGTTCACTGAACAATACAATAGGAAAAGAAAATACATTgttttacaaaaacatttttacaaacGTTAGGGAGCAACTGAGACTTCATCATAATGTTATTTGGTGTGTCGGTCCTCGCTCATCATTATTAAGCCGTTAAGATAGCTGGGCCCCAATGTCTCAATCGTCTCAgggtagaagtgctgatctaggatcagtttcgcCTTTTAGAACACAATTAATAAGATTGTGTGGACAGGTTGGGCCCTGATCCTGGATCAGCTCTCATACTCAGACGCTTGACACACTATCCCTAAACTAAAACCAGTGTGCTTTAGCATGAGCAGAATCTGGGGGAGGATGATTCAAGATATACTTCCTGACTGAGATGATTTTTTATAAGATTAATACATGTAACATAAATTAGGTCATAATTAGCTCCTCCCCATCAGCTGGTAATAAAACAAtataaaaagtaaataaaaacagaataTGAGGGTATCAGGGTCGGGGTCAGTTTCATTTGAATTcctgtcaattcaggaagtacagcggaattccaattccaattctcctcaatgcttttcaatgaggagaATGTGGACTTGGAACGCGCTTCAGTTTCTGAACTGGCTGGAATCTAAATGGAGCTGACCCCTGGAGGGGACACCACCTTACTGTTTAACTGTCACACTGTTCTGTGAGTGGAATCTAAATGGAGCTGACCCCTGGAGGGGACACCACCTTACTGTTTAACTGTCACACTGTTCTGTGAGTGGAATCTAAATGGAGCTGACCCCTGGAGGGGACACCACCTTACTGTTTAACTGTCACACTGTTCTGTCTAACTGGAGGGGACACCACCTTACTGTTTAACTGTCACACTGTTCTGTGAGTGGAATCTAAATGGAGCCGACTCCTGGAAGGGACACCACCTTACTGTTTAACTGTCACACTGTTCTGTGAGTGGAATCTAAATGGAGCTGACCCCTGGAGGGGACACCACCTTACTGTTTAACTGTCACACTGTTCTGTCTAACTGGAGGGGACACCACCTTACTGTTTAACTGTCACACTGTTCTGTGAGTGGAATCTAAATGGAGCTGACCCCTGGAGGGGACACCACCTTACTGTTTAACTGTCACACTGTTCTGTGAGTGGAATCTAAATGGAGCTGACCCCTGGAGGGGACACCACCTTACTGTTTAACTGTCACACTGTTCTGTGAGTGGAATCTAAATGGAGCTGACCCCTGGAGGGGACACCACCTTACTGTTTAACTGTCACACTGTTCTGTCTAGCATCCACTGGTGGTTGTTGATAACATCACGTCTTACACAGGGCCATCAGTCTGCTGTATGTGTGCAGGGTTTTGTTCCAGCCCAccactaacaaaacaacaaataaaaCTATTCTTCATGAATTAGGTGAATCAGCACAGCAGGTGTTTTGGGTGGGTGCAAAACCCCGCAGCGCATCCCTGTACTATACGCTCATCCATAATAACCCTGGTTACCCTGCATGGGAGCCTCCCATATGACCCCTAACCTCCATATGACCCCTAACCTCCATATGACCCCTAACCTCCATATGACCCTGTTATCAATGTTAGTAGTGATGATTAATCTAAAGCTGACCAGGTTTCAAGAGAAAAAGTTCTGCCAACAAACTCTGGGCTTTGGCTGAGTTCAGTTCTGTTCAGTCCAGTGTGGCTTCAGTACAGCTGCCCTGTGTagggggggagggggacagaggtgtGTCTAGTCCCTATGGTgaagggaggatgggatggagggcagaggggacagaggtGTGTCTAGTCCCTAcagtggagggaggatggagggcagAGGGAACAGAGGTGTGTCTAGTCCCTACggtggagggaggatgggatggagggcagaggggacagaggtGTGTCTAGTCCCTAcggtggagggaggatggagggcagAGGGAACAGAGGTGTGTCTAGTCCCTAcggtggagggaggatggagggcagAGGGAACAGAGGTGTGTCTAGTCCCTAcggtggagggaggatggagggcagaggggacagaggtGTGTCTAGTCCCTAcagtggagggaggatggagggcagAGGGAACAGAGGTGTGTCTAGTCCCTACGGTGAAGGGAGGATGGagggcagaggggacagaggtGTGTCTAGTCCCTACggtggagggaggatgggatggagggcagaggggacagaggtGTGTCTAGTCCCTACGGTgaagggaggatgggatggagggcAGAGGGAACAGAGGTGTGTCTAGTCCCTACAGTGAAGGGAGGATGGagggcagaggggacagaggtGTGTCTAGTCCCTACggtggagggaggatgggatggagggcagaggggacagaggtGTGTCTAGTCCCTACGGTGAAGGGAGGATGGagggcagaggggacagaggtGTGTCTAGTCCCTACggtggagggaggatgggatggagggcagaggggacagaggtGTGTCTAGTCCCTACGGTgaagggaggatgggatggagggcagaggggacagaggtGTGTCTAGTCCCTAcggtggagggaggatggagggcagaggggacagaggtGTGTCTAGTCCCTACggtggagggaggatgggatggagggcAGAGGGCAGAGGGAACAGAGGTGTGTCTAGTCCCTAcggtggagggaggatggagggcagaggggacagaggtGTGTCTAGTCCCTACggtggagggaggatgggatggagggcagaggggacagaggtGTATCTAGTCCCTACagtggagggaggatgggatggagggcagaggggacagaggtGTGTCTAGTCCCTAcggtggagggaggatggagggcagaggggacagaggtGTGTCTAGTCCCTACGGTgaagggaggatgggatggagggcAGAAGCCGGgaagtggttcctctccatcagGCTTTCCCTTCCCAGGCGTCGTCTCTCTGTTTAGCTGCCAGACGCTTCTGCTCTgaaagacagacaagacaggtTGATAGGAAAGTAAATCAATACTACTACTAGTTGTTTatatgacctttatttaaccaggcaagtcagttaagaacacatcctttatttaaccaggcaagtcagttcagaacacatccttattttcaatgacggcttaggaacagtgggttaactgccttgttcaggggcagaacgacagattttaccttgtcagctcggggattagatcttgcaacctttcggttactagtccaacactctaaccactaggctacccgcctctaaccgctaggctacccgcctctaaccgctaggctacccgcctctaaccgctaggctacccgcctctaaccgctaggttacctCACTAGgttacccgcctctaaccactaggctacaccaCTAGGCtgcccgcctctaaccactaggctgcccgcctctaaccactaggctaccggtctctaaccactaggctacctgtctctaaccactaggctacccgtctctaaccactaggctacccgtctctaaccactaggctacctgtctctaaccactaggctacctgtctctaaccactaggctacctgtctctaaccactaggctacctgtctctaaccactaggctacccgcctctaaccactaggctacccgcctctaaccactaggttacctgcagcCTGGTACTGGTTTGTCATTGACATTTGGCGCCAGTTACAGGATGAAATGTTCGATGACCTTTAAGTCAGCAGAGAGAACAGCTCCACAATAACTcatgttaacacaggtgtgtaaGTAGTGACGTGTCGGTGTCactgatagacacacacagcacatgtTCATGTCTTTAAATGTCGATTTTAACGTCttttttttgtgtctgtaaagtatttttcatgatgtgtcggaccccagtaagaccagTTGTCTCCATTGGTGTCGACAAACGGGGATCCTAATGAATCGAATACCCACACTGATGTACACATAGAATATAGAACTTATATGATTAAGTCTTCTGTATGAATCatgtgtatatgattaagtctactgtatgaatcacagaagagcgtatatgattaagtctactgtatgaatcacagaagagtgtatatgattacgtctactgtatgaatcatgtgtatatgattaagtctactgtatgaaccacataagtgtatatgattaagtctactgtatgaatcatatgtatatgattaagtctactgtatgaatcacagaagagtgtatatgattaagtctactgtatgaaccatagaagagtgtatatgattaagtctactgtatgaatcacagAATAGTGTATATGATcaagtctactgtatgaatcatgtgtatatgattaagtctacaGTATGAATCatgtgtatatgattaagtctactgtatgaatcatgtgtatatgattaagtctactgtatgaatcacagaagagtgtatatgattaagtctactgtatgaatcacagaagagtgtatgattaagtctactgtatgaatcacagaagagtgtatatgattaagtctactgtatgaatcatagaagagtgtatatgattaagtctactgtatgaatcatagaagagtgtatatgattaagtctactgtatgaaccatagaagagtgtatatgattaagtctactgtatgaaccatagaagagtgtatatgattaagtctactgtatgaatcatagaagagtgtatatgattaagtctactgtatgaatcatagaagagtgtatatgattaagtctactgtatgaatcatagaagagtgtatatgattaagtctactgtatgaatcatagaagagtgtatatgattaagtctactgtatgaatcatgtgtatatgattaagtctactgtatgaatcacagaagagtgtatatgattaagtctactgtatgaatcacagaagagtgtatatgattaagtctactgtatgaatcattgaagagtgtatatgattaagtctactgtatgaatcacagaagagtgtatgattaagtctactgtatgaatcatgtgtatatgattaagtctactgtatgaatcatgtgtatatgattaagtctactgtatgaatcatgtgtatatgattaagtctactgtatgaatcatagaagagtgtatatgattaagtctactgtatgaatcatgtgtatatgattaagtctactgtatgaatcatagaagagtgtatatgattaagtctactgtatgaatcacagAAGAGTGTATATGACTACAGGATGTTACTGTATAAAAGCACATCCCACCTTATAATAATATATTTTGGGGGTTGAAAATATGTCTTTTTTGGTTgaaaatgtgtcttctctggttgaaaatacgtatttttGGGGTTGAAAAGACGTCTTTTCAATGTCTTGTGCTCACTGGGCACCAGGGGGAGGGAGCGCTAGTTGTCTAGAACAATCTAAACAGAGCTTCACACTGAGACACATAATGTCTATGATCACATAACGTCCTGTAAGTTCCCCTGAGAACAGTAGAGCACAACAGTTATCCAGCCAGAAAACAAAGGCCGTTCCATAAGCagccgcctccctccctcccctcccctccgttcgtccctccctccctcccctccgttcgttcctccctccctcccctccgttcctccctcccctcccctccgttcgttcctccctcccctcccctccgttCGTTCCTCCCCTCCGTtcgttcctcccctcccctccgttcgttcctccctccgtcccctcccctccgttcgttcctccctccgtcccctcccctccgttcctccctccgtcccctcccctccgttcgttccaccctccctcccctccgttcctccctccctccgtcccctcccctccgttcctcccttcctccctcccctctgtccctcGCCTCCCCTCCGTCCCTCCCAGGTGAAACCTGTACTCctttactgatgtcacttgttaaatccacttcaaccagtgtagatgaaggggaggagacaggttaaagaaggatttttaagccttgagacatggattgtgtatgtgtttcattcagaggttgaatgggcaagacaaaatatttaagtgcctttggtagtaggtgccaactGCACCAGAGTGGACTGGTCCTTCTAGCTGAATATATCCACTTATAAATCCCCTGGGAGGGGAAATAACACCAGAGTGGACTGGTCCTTATAGCTGAATATATCCACTTATAAATCCCCTGGGAGGAGAAATAACACCAGAGTGGACTGGTCCTTCTAGCTGAATATATCCACTTATAAATCCCCTGGGAGGGGAAATAACACCAGAGTGGACTGGTCCTTCTAGCTGAATATATCTACTTATAAATCCCCTGGGAGGAGAAATAACACCAGAGTGGACTGGTCCTTCTAGCTGAATATATCCACTTATAAATCCCCTGGGAGGGGAAATAACACCAGAGTGGACTGGTCCTTCTAGCTGAATATATCCACTTATAAATCCCCTGGGAGGGGAAATAACACCAGAGTGGACTGGTCCTTCTAGCTGAATATATCCACTTATAAATCCCCTGGGAGGGGAAATAACACCAGAGTGGACTGGTCCTTCTAGCTGAATATATCCACTTATAAATCCCCTGGGAGGGGAAATAAACAACAGGGAAATTATAGAGTAGAGGTTCTGCCCGGCAACACAGGGCGTGAGGAGAACAACTCAAGGAAACTCTTAgccagagagacgagagagtgtgtgtgtcagctgtctaaccagaaaccacacacacacacacacacacacacacacacacacacacgtctcctctctctcagtgaaAGAAGTGGTCACCACCAGGAAACATCTAGTTGTCCGTTCTCCCTGACAATGTGTTCTATATTTGTATCTCGTCAGGACACTACTTTCCCCCCAATAGCTGGTCTTTGGAAGCAAGGCTACACTTAAAAACAACATGACTGGAAGCCATTTCCAGgacgtgcagtgtgtgtgtttatagaacACTAGATGAGCACATTGTCCTCAAGTCTCTCTGAGGCTGAGACTCTTCTTCGGGTTCATGGTCCTGGAAAGACATCACTGACAGAACACCACCCCCTAGTGGTAGCAACACTATACGACAGCTTACTTCAACAGGCATACTAATGATGTagataaaccctggattgctgacgCTACGTATTGGCTAATTACTTGCTTTGGAGCCACTGGTCGGCCATGTTGGCATCCCCCAGAGGGatcagtcctccataggaattaatgGGATTCTACAATATtttaattaaatgtttcaaggacaaaatgacATGTATGTAAATATTTTgctgttgtagtggggacagtaagatgagaaataaaacatttaacaaTGTTTTTCTTCTATTTTTTTAATGTTCCTGTTCAAATAATCTAATTTAAAGtttgcattaaggtgtctgtaatagaatctGCTTGTCAAAAACTAATGTTGACATTAATTGagagttagggagggtttggccggtagggatatccttgtctcatcgggcACCAGCATTTCCATAGCTtccaatatatatacagtatatcacaaaagtgagtacacccctcacatttttatgtttttttgttgttgaattttacccctttttctccccaatttcgtggtatccaattgttagtagctactatcttgtctcatcgctacaactcccgtacgggctcgggagagacgaaggtttaaagtcatgcgtcctccgatacacaacccaacccaaccgcactgcttcttaacacagcgccatccaacccggaagccagccgcaccaatgtgtcggaggaaacgccgtgcacctggcaaccttggttagtgcgtactgcacccggcccgccacaggagtcgctggtgcgcgatgagacaaaccctccctaacccggatgacgttaggccaattgtgcatcgccccacggacctcaaGGTctcggccggttacgacagagcctgggcgcgaacccagagtctctgatggcacagctggcgctgcagcacagcacccttaaccactgcgccacccgggaggccgacacatttttgtaaatatttgagtatatcttttcatgtgacaacactgaagaaatgacactttgctacaatgtaaagtaaaGAGTGTAcatcttgtataacagtgtacatttgctgtcccctcaatataactcaacacacagccattaatatcTAAACTGCCTTTAaaaggccatctttatgtagggcaacaattctttttttcagatcctcagagttctttgccatgaggtgccatgttgaacttccagtgaccagtcagtatgagggagtgtgagagcgatgacaccaaatttaacacacctgctccccattcacacctgagaccttgtaacactaacgagtcacatgacaccggggagggaaaattggacccaatttggacattttcacttaggggtgtactcacttttgttgccagaggtttagacattaatgtctgtgtgagttattttgaggggacttcaaatgtacactgttatacaagctgtacactcactactttacattgtagcaaagtgtcatttcttcagtgttgtcacatgaaaagatatatgaggtgtgtactcacttttgtgatatactgtatatatttacaatGCAGGAGTACCAAGACGGCTTTGTGGTGGCTTCAAAACAGCGCCCCCTGTCAGTCACCCAGGGTTATCCCCATCATTGGTCGTACCCCATCAAAACCCCTTATTCTAATAGAGTTTTAAATACATAGATCAGGAAAACAACATCCCATaatggtgtaaaaaaaaaaaagatttagtcATTTTTGCAAATTGAACAAATTGATGATTTTTTGgtttttatatatacacacattttagaatcaggctgaaacgtaacaaaatgttgaaaaagtcaagggatctgaatcatttctgaatgcaccgtataGCTTCAAAATATGGTTAAAACGATCAGTCtgatgtcatggatggtcagtcctttgcACACATAGCGGTCTGTGAATTGGAGAGGGGTTACATCCCTCAGCCGTTTACCAAAACAAGTGGCGGGGTCACCTCTGTTGTTATTATTACTTGAATTACAGATTGCCCCTTGAAATCACGTACCTCTGGCATCTTGcagtttttttctctctgcttCACGGTGCTCTTTGCTCTGGGGACTCTTGACGCCCAGCGCCCCCATCACCAGCCTGCGGGCCAACACTGCACTGGTCTGGGGACGCTCCTTAGTAGGGAGCAGGtagtctggaggagaggagggacagtgtTGAGGGAATGAAAGAGAAGAACAAAGAATACACAACAAGTGACAAGAAAAGGAGAAGCAGGGAAGAATAAATGAAGAGAATAAAatgaggtgaaggagagagaatacaggagatatgagagagagaatacaggagATATGAGAGCGAGAATACAGGAGATATGAGAGCGAGAATACAGGAGATATGAGAGCGAGAATACAGGAGATATGAGAGCGAGAGAATACAGGAGATATGAGAGCGAGAGAATACAGGAGATATGAGAGCGAGAGAATACAGGAGATATGAGAGCGAGAGAATACAGGAGATATGAGAGCGAGAGAATACAGGAGATATGAGAGCGAGAATACAGGAGTTATGAGAGCGAGAATACAGGAGATATGAGAGCGAGAGAATACAGGAGATATGAGAGCGAGAATACAggaggacggacggacggacagagtcAGATAATGGAGGATAAAGGATGGACAGATGAATGAAAGAGAGGACAGTCAGTACCTGAGCAGCTGCGAGCCTTGGCCCTGGTGGTGACGGAGGCTTTAGCCAGAGACCTGACCTTCAACAGCGGGTGTTTGGTCCTCAGAGCCTCCCgagctgacacacacatacacacacacaataacccacgtgcacagacagagagagttcaGTTGCTAAATGTTTACCTCAGATGTTGACTGAGAAGACAGCTAAGTCAGCTCTACTATTAAAACATGTTGACCACTACTTCATTTGACCATCCAAACATCTTCAGTAAAGTTTGACAGAAGAGAGACACGCGGTGTTTTCGATAAGGTATGAAACATGTTCAGCTGTATCCGTCACCTGTGGTCAGGTGTAGCTCACCTGTGATGAGGTGTAGCTCACCTGTGATGAGGTGTAGCTCACCTGTGATGAGGTGTAGCTCACCTGTGATGAGGTGTAGCTCACCTGTGGTCAGGTGTAGCTCACCTGTGATGGAGGTGTAGCTCACCTGTGATGAGGTGTAGCTCACCTGTGATGAGGTGTAGCTCACCTGTGATGAGGTGTAGCTCACCTGTGGTCAGGTGTAGCTCACCTGTGGTCAGGTGTAGCTCACCTGTGATGAGGTGTGTGAATAACTGATAGTGTCGGACAGAGCTACCAGAGTCTTTGGCTTTTCCTTTCCTTTATAAAAGCTGTGACTCACCTGCTATGGGGCTGTTGAAGAGAGCCAGGGCGTGTGTATCGTCCACAAACTGGATGTCAAAGCCTctctgcctacacacacacacacacacacaaaaacaccttCAGCATCTCATCACCACCACATACTGTAGGCTGCCCCTCGACGAGACGGAGCGTCGGCTGCCCCTCGACGAGACAGCGCTTCGGCTGCCCCTCGACGAGACGGCGCGTCGGCTGCCCCTCGACGAGACGGAGCGTCGGCTGCCCCTCGACGAGACGGAGCGTCGGCTGCCCCTCGACGAGATGGCGCTTCGGCTGCCCCTCGACGAGACGGCGCGTCGGCTGCCCCTCGACGAGACGGAGCGCCGGCTGCCCCTCGACGAGACGGAGCGTCGGCTGCCCCTCGACGAGACGGAGCGTCGGCTGCCCCTCGACGAGACGGAGCGTCGGCTGCCCCTCGACGAGACGGAGCGTCGCTGTGTATTGATAGGGACTAGGGTGTGACTGAACCTCAGGACTCGTAAAAAGACAGTAAAGGCTGGTACGTACTGGTAGGCCTGGAAGGATTTGACCAGGTCTTCAGTCTTAAACTCTGTGGGGAAGTCGTAGATTTCTATGATGTTAGACAACTCATCCTCCGTGAGCTCAGTGTCatcatccccctctctgtcctgaTCCAAGCTGTAGTAGTCAAACCTGGCCTCCTGCACCGGCCGCTTCTTCCTGCCCTGCTTTATGgccagctgagagagaggggggcagagaggtgagagagagaggggggcagagaggtgagcgtgagagagagagggtgagcgagagagagggtgagagagagagcgagagggtgagagagagagggtgagagagagagagagagagagggtgagagagagggtgagagagtaatTTTGCTTACTAGTCTCCTAACGATTTCCAACTATAGACAGAACAGTAGATGTGTAAATAACAGCATTGCAGCGATAGTACCACTAATAAGTAGCAAACATATAgcagacatacactgagtgttaCAGCAGTAATCtgggggacagggacagagactcACCTCctgacagacagggacagacacaggtaGACAGACTCACCTCCTCTAGCACATGGGGTTCCAAACACTCTCCTTCGTCATCAAAGA encodes:
- the LOC109885606 gene encoding coiled-coil domain-containing protein R3HCC1L isoform X1, yielding MVMEEEQPQEDCAQPQPSASCSKKPDKPLYQPKKKQDGPKDKAQTQGDGKPKPRPRYTDKARKNAKNKKDKGGKTGGDGNGVLNGEAKLEETVEEGGGNAGPQNDGQAATANQGGDGDVGSRLETGSKSSPSEREGGPREGIEAGPQEEEDEESWDALFDDEGECLEPHVLEELAIKQGRKKRPVQEARFDYYSLDQDREGDDDTELTEDELSNIIEIYDFPTEFKTEDLVKSFQAYQQRGFDIQFVDDTHALALFNSPIAAREALRTKHPLLKVRSLAKASVTTRAKARSCSDYLLPTKERPQTSAVLARRLVMGALGVKSPQSKEHREAERKKLQDAREQKRLAAKQRDDAWEGKA
- the LOC109885606 gene encoding coiled-coil domain-containing protein R3HCC1L isoform X2, which produces MVMEEEQPQEDCAQPQPSASCSKKPDKPLYQPKKKQDGPKDKAQTQGDGKPKPRPRYTDKARKNAKNKKDKGGKTGGDGNGVLNGEAKLEETVEEGGGNAGPQNDGQAATANQGGDGDVGSRLETGSKSSPSEREGGPREGIEAGPQEEEDEESWDALFDDEGECLEPHVLEELAIKQGRKKRPVQEARFDYYSLDQDREGDDDTELTEDELSNIIEIYDFPTEFKTEDLVKSFQAYQQRGFDIQFVDDTHALALFNSPIAAREALRTKHPLLKVRSLAKASVTTRAKARSCSDYLLPTKERPQTSAVLARRLVMGALGVKSPQSKEHREAERKKLQDAREASGS